A genomic segment from Phragmites australis chromosome 6, lpPhrAust1.1, whole genome shotgun sequence encodes:
- the LOC133921129 gene encoding auxin-induced protein 15A-like encodes MQGEEKKGKVKKGWLAVRVGAEGGDDGGSRRFVIPIAYLYHPLFRRLLEAARDAYGYDYSAGPLRLPCSVDEFLRLRALVERETQATAGWSTSGSSSHRVHAGGGHNHHSLSPCTRTKVSS; translated from the coding sequence ATGCagggggaggagaagaaggggaaggtGAAGAAGGGGTGGCTGGCGGTGCGGGTCGGGGCGGagggcggcgacgacggcgggtCCCGGCGGTTCGTCATCCCCATCGCGTACCTGTACCACCCGCTGTTCCGGCGGCTGCTCGAGGCCGCGCGCGACGCCTACGGCTACGACTactcggcggggccgctgcggCTGCCGTGCTCCGTCGACGAGTTCCTCCGGCTGCGTGCGCTCGTCGAGCGGGAGACGCAAGCCACCGCGGGCTGGTCGACCTCGGGGTCGTCGTCGCACCGCGTGCACGCCGGCGGTGGGCACAACCAccactctctctccccgtgCACCCGCACCAAGGTCAGCTCGTGA